A stretch of DNA from bacterium:
TTCATGATACGCCTCGGTCATATACGTTCCAGTGATGGTCGTTTCCGTATGTGTATTGCCGACGAAAGGACCGAAGCGATAAAGCATTTTCTCCTCGATCGACCGGTACAACCGCCCACTGGCCGTCCAGTCGGCATATACGATCCGGCGTTCGCCGTGCGGCGTTTTGAACGTCTGTTCGTAACCGATGATATTATTTCGGAAAGGCTCGAAATATGATTCTAATGAATGGGTCTTCATGCGCACCTGAAGGCAGATTAACAGCCTAATGTACCGTATTAAATCGTCAAAAAAATGAGATAAGTCAGGTTTTGAATATGTAAAACTTTATGTTGAAATTACTGTCTAAGTGGCTTAAAATTACTTTACTTTTAAATCCAAAAAAACGTGCGAAACATATTTTCGGTTATTTTATTATTGAACGTGTACAACGTGCTGAATGCGCAACAACCAATTGATCAGATAAAATGGATCGATCTTGGCTTTGGTAAGGCTAAAGTGCGGCATCAATTTGAAGGAATAAATTTCTCGATAAACGGTAATGGCAAATTGGTACCTTTTTTGACCCAACAAGTTGGTCTGAATTCCACCTTCCCATTTGAACTTTTTGGAGGTTCATCCAGCAGTCACTCATTTGTTCATACCAATATCGGCTCAGGGTGGACGACACGCGTTTTCATGCTGACAGGTTTTATCGGACCAGCCTTTGTATTCCACAAAAATGAAGATCATGGCGATTTTAAATCGGCCATAGGATTCAATGTCAATATGAAGTTACTTCTAAAATTCTCGACGCACTATGGAGTCGGGCTGGAAGCCTTTAAAATGAACAGCCGTGTAGGGAACAGCATCGGAATAAAAATAGTTTTACATATTTCAAATGGATTGGAATAGAAACATGTCAACCGAACCCAATAATCCGGTTCTTCTCAAGGCTTCCTTCAATCCGATCATCAGAGCTTATATCATTTTTTATGTAAGTATGGTTTTGCTAAGCACAATTGTCGGAATTCCGCTGATGATCATCTGGCTTTTGGGTGTTGGAAAATGGTATAGCCGGCATTATTTTGATAAATTAGAATGCGAATTGACGCATCATACGCTGCGATTTAAAAAAGGAATTTTACTGCAGATCGAGAAAACGATCCCTCTCGAAAACATTCAGGACATGACCTTTATTGAAGGCCCGCTGCTGCGACATTTTAATCTGTGCATCCTTAAAATCGAAACCGCCGGACAATCGCATCATAACAGTAATGAAATGAAATTGGTCGGAATTAACGATGCCCCGGCTTTTCGCGCAGCTGTCCTGGGACAACGGCAGAAGTTGGCCGAGAAAAAAACTACCGTCGATCCGACAGTGGTCTTGACTGAAATAAGAGAATCGCTTCTCCGGGTTGAAGACCTTCTGAAAATGCTCAATAAGAAATAACGTTATTCATTGTAATAATTGTTTTATACAAACGATGGAGGCCTTATGAATTCTTTCAAAAGACTTTTTATTATATCCGGTTTGATTGTCATGATCGGGTTGATCGCAACGGTTGTTTTCTTAAACGAGATTCATGATTCATCAAAAATGATTGAACGCAATTGGCTTCCCAGCGCTATTCATGTAAGCCATATCAATACTCTGACATCGGATTACAGGATTCTCGAACTGCAGCATATTCTGTCGTTGGAGCAAAATCAAATGATCGCTTATGAAGAACAAATGGATCAAAAGACGGCCATGATCCACGCGGAAATGGCGTCGTATGAACCTTTGATTACGACGGATAATGAGAAACAATTGTACGCCGTATTTGGGTCAAAATGGAGTGAATACTTGAAGCACAGCGCTGTTTTATTGCAGCATTCGCGTAAAAACAGCAACAGCGAGGCGACGGCTATTTCACGCGGGGAAGCGGAAATATTGTTCAACGATTTGTCGAATTCGCTGGTCGAACTCGTCAAAGAAAATAAATCGGCCGCTCAATTGGAAAGCACATCGGCGGGATATTGGTTCGCCGGATCTCTGATCAATTTGATTTTCATGGCCGGTATTGCCGGTGTTTTTATTTATAAAACAACCCGCCGGTTGAAAGGTATGTTCGATCGTGTCGTGCGCGTATGCACCAATATCATCACCGAACAATCGTATATTACTGCGGAATCAGGTTCAACCAAGTAACTATAACCGAAAGAACCACTCCGAAAAGTCGTATGCCTTTTGAACAATTGACTAAAATTCTGCAGTCGTCCATTTCTCCGGTTGCATTAATTTCGGGCATTGGACTGCTTTTGCTGGCGATGACGAATCGCTACGCTCGTACGACCGATGGCGCCCGTGCCCTGGCACGACAATACAAAGAATCGTTACCGGAACACCGTGCCAATTTAGCGATTCAAATCAAAATTTTATTTGAACGTTCAAAACTTCTTCGGCTGTCGATCATTTTTGCCGCTATTTCGATTTTCTGTGCCAGCCTTTTGATCCTGTTGATATTTGTAAGCTATTTTCTCGATATCGATTTGCATCACGTCATTCTCGCCGTATTTGCCATTAGTTTTATTGCACTCATCATATCCCTCAGCTTTTTTATCAAAGACCTCACGCTGTCGCTCAATGCATTAAAGCAGGAACTGACCGATTTTATCTGAGACCAGCCGGATATTTTTTTAAAATTGGCGTAACTTTTTATCGGTCAGTTACGTTGTATTTCTGCGTTCCCCATTCAATATTCCTTTTTTTACAAGGAGAGTGTTATGATCAAAAATTATCTTCTTGTTGCCTTTCGTACCATGTTGCGTAACAAAGTTTTTTCCGCCATTAATGCGTTGGGGCTCGCCCTGGGGCTTGCGGGATTCTGGATCATCATGCAATACGTAACGTTCGAGCGCAGCTATGATAATTTTCACGCTAACGGCGATAATATTTACCGCGTACAACTCGATCAGTATAAAAACAACGAACTTATTTTCAAAAGCTCCGAAAATTATCCTGCCGTAGGGCCGGCGCTCGTAGAGGATTTTCCGGAAATCGTATCCAATGCCCGATTATATAATCTCGGCTCGAAAAACAACGTCGTGATTACTTACCAGGACGCTCCGGGCGGCCCGATTCAATTCAAACACCGCCGCTTCCTGTACGCCGATTCGTCTTTTCTTCCGATGTTTTCTTATAAAATGGTTTTCGGTGATGCGGCTACGGCATTGAGCGAACCGTTTTCAATGGTGATCTCTGAATCCTACGCCAAAAAATATTTTGGTGATGCCAACCCTATTGGGAAATTTCTCCGCATGCGCGACGACGACTTCAATGACGAATTATGTAAAATCACCGGCGTCGTTCAGGATCCTCCGGATAACACACATTTGAAATTCGATGTACTTATTTCATATAAAACGCTTTATACACGGTTTGAAAAAGCCCGGAACCGGTATGATCAAAACTGGGGACGGAAGGATATGTACACGTATATCCTCGTTCAGCCGGGAACCGATATGGCCGCACTGCAGGCGAAATTCCCCGATTTCATCAAAAAACATATTCCGGATTTGGAAAAACAGTTTCGACGCGACGAATTGTCTCTGCAGCCGCTTAGGGATATCCATTTATATTCCCGCCTCACCGATGAGGCCGAGCCCAACGGTAACGGTAATTCCGTATATTTCCTGACGATCATAGCCATTTTTATCATCGTTATCGCGTGGATCAACTACGTCAATCTGGCCACGGCGCGTTCCATGGATCGCGCAAAAGAAGTCGGCGTACGCAAAGTCATGGGCGCTGAAAAAAACCGTTTGATGCTCCAGTTTTTAGTCGAATCGTTTTTAATTAATTTTATCGCTTTGCTTCTATCTTTTCTGATCGTTTTCAGCGTCTGGCCGTCATTCAAAGAAATGACGGGTATTCCGATTAATTTTGTTTTGTGGAAAGAACTTTGGTTTTTGGGATTAGTGCTGCTGATTTTCTCGGCCGGTTCTTTCCTTTCCGGAATTTATCCGGCGCTGGTCTTGTCCGGATTCGAACCGGTGACGGTTTTGAAAGGCAAATTTAAAAATTCGTCGCGTGGCGTCTGGCTCCGAAAAAGTCTTGTTGTGGCACAGTTCGCCGCGTCCGCGGCACTGATCGTCGGCACGTTGACCGTGTATCAGCAACTGTCACACATGCGCAATGCCGATCTGGGAATGAATATTGAACAAACTTTAATCGTGGAACGTCCCGGTGTCGTCGAAACACGTAAAGGCCGTGCCGATCAAGTAAAAACTTTTAAAGAAACGTTAAAACAAAATTCAGCGATCAAGGGCGTTACAGCCTCCGTCGTTGTCCCTGGTAAAAAATTGCGCTTTAAAACCGAAACGCGCCAATTCTCTCAATCCGCAAACACAGCGGTTCCGGTTGCGTATGCAACCATGGATTATGATTTTATTCAGACGTTTGATATGAAGTTGATTGCCGGGCGTAATTTTTCGCCTGCTTTTCCCCAGGATCCCGATACATCGGTCATTCTGACGGAATCGACGTCACGATTGCTCGGCTTTTCCACGCCCGAAGAAGCGATCGGAAAAACGCTGGCCATCGACGCATTTAAATATTATCCCATTATCGTGGGTGTCGTCGCCGATTACCATCACGAGTCGCTCGAACTTGAAACGCAGCCGACCATGTTTGCGTGCGATTTATCCAATGCTGAATATTTCATGATCAAAGTTACCCGCGATAATATCATGGGTACGATCGAATTCGTTCATCAAACATGGGACAAGATTTTTCCCGGCAACCCGTTCGATTACTTTTTCCTCGACGACTACTTTAATCAACAGTACAAAGCCGATCAGACGTTCGGCAAAGTTTTCGGGTTGTTTGCGTTATTGGCCATCATCGTGGGTTGTCTCGGTCTGTTCGGTTTGTCGTCATTTACGATTTCCCAGCGCATTAAAGAAATCGCCATCCGCAAAATTTGCGGCGCATCGCTTCCGCGCCTGTTAGCGCATCTTTGTAAAGATTTTGTTTCTTTAGTGGCCGTAGCCAGCGTCATTG
This window harbors:
- a CDS encoding PH domain-containing protein, with the translated sequence MSTEPNNPVLLKASFNPIIRAYIIFYVSMVLLSTIVGIPLMIIWLLGVGKWYSRHYFDKLECELTHHTLRFKKGILLQIEKTIPLENIQDMTFIEGPLLRHFNLCILKIETAGQSHHNSNEMKLVGINDAPAFRAAVLGQRQKLAEKKTTVDPTVVLTEIRESLLRVEDLLKMLNKK
- a CDS encoding MCP four helix bundle domain-containing protein; translated protein: MNSFKRLFIISGLIVMIGLIATVVFLNEIHDSSKMIERNWLPSAIHVSHINTLTSDYRILELQHILSLEQNQMIAYEEQMDQKTAMIHAEMASYEPLITTDNEKQLYAVFGSKWSEYLKHSAVLLQHSRKNSNSEATAISRGEAEILFNDLSNSLVELVKENKSAAQLESTSAGYWFAGSLINLIFMAGIAGVFIYKTTRRLKGMFDRVVRVCTNIITEQSYITAESGSTK
- a CDS encoding DUF2721 domain-containing protein encodes the protein MPFEQLTKILQSSISPVALISGIGLLLLAMTNRYARTTDGARALARQYKESLPEHRANLAIQIKILFERSKLLRLSIIFAAISIFCASLLILLIFVSYFLDIDLHHVILAVFAISFIALIISLSFFIKDLTLSLNALKQELTDFI
- a CDS encoding ABC transporter permease — translated: MIKNYLLVAFRTMLRNKVFSAINALGLALGLAGFWIIMQYVTFERSYDNFHANGDNIYRVQLDQYKNNELIFKSSENYPAVGPALVEDFPEIVSNARLYNLGSKNNVVITYQDAPGGPIQFKHRRFLYADSSFLPMFSYKMVFGDAATALSEPFSMVISESYAKKYFGDANPIGKFLRMRDDDFNDELCKITGVVQDPPDNTHLKFDVLISYKTLYTRFEKARNRYDQNWGRKDMYTYILVQPGTDMAALQAKFPDFIKKHIPDLEKQFRRDELSLQPLRDIHLYSRLTDEAEPNGNGNSVYFLTIIAIFIIVIAWINYVNLATARSMDRAKEVGVRKVMGAEKNRLMLQFLVESFLINFIALLLSFLIVFSVWPSFKEMTGIPINFVLWKELWFLGLVLLIFSAGSFLSGIYPALVLSGFEPVTVLKGKFKNSSRGVWLRKSLVVAQFAASAALIVGTLTVYQQLSHMRNADLGMNIEQTLIVERPGVVETRKGRADQVKTFKETLKQNSAIKGVTASVVVPGKKLRFKTETRQFSQSANTAVPVAYATMDYDFIQTFDMKLIAGRNFSPAFPQDPDTSVILTESTSRLLGFSTPEEAIGKTLAIDAFKYYPIIVGVVADYHHESLELETQPTMFACDLSNAEYFMIKVTRDNIMGTIEFVHQTWDKIFPGNPFDYFFLDDYFNQQYKADQTFGKVFGLFALLAIIVGCLGLFGLSSFTISQRIKEIAIRKICGASLPRLLAHLCKDFVSLVAVASVIAWPIMYWIMTEWLARFASRITIGWEVFAISGLAMLVIAILTVSYQTIKAALTNPVTCLRYE